CAACACTGACTAGTCAAAGTAATATAAGATGGCAACAAAAGATAAAGCAGTCAAAACAGGCAGGTGGAACAGAAGATGACTACTACCAATTATGTCAAAAGTAATACAATACTGGAATAACTGATGACGTCCAGAGAGCAGTTGGTAAAATACGAATACAAATGCTACGCCTACGCTCCAATAGAGACTTGAGGCTTTGGTAGAGCTTATTTCTATTAAAAAAGCTATTATCATATATCAAATTTATCTTCATTGTATAACTCTTCCTCAGATATTCTCTCGTGCAGCATATACGCTTTGTACAGAAACCACATGCATATATCAGAAAAACATACAATCAAGTAACATTTTTTACTTCCACGCAAAAAAATGTAACACTTTTTACTCAGCAAAACAATCAGAAAATGACTAGTCATACAAAATCATATACTTCTACATCAGGTCAATTCTTCTAACCATATACAAAGACAAATCATATTCCTCTAATCTTTCGTTCAGACTTGGGAATAATAGGTCAAACAAAAGTTTCACATATATAAAATttctctctcttcagcaataatGCCTTGACAGATATGAATTTTACTGGTGTATTCATAAACGTCAAAAGCACAACCACCACTTAGAGGACCCCAGAAAGTATAAACTAAATGTAACAAATTTATACCATAAGATTAAATACTCCAATAGCATATTCCACATGTACTGGGAAATGCACCAGCAAGATGTTTGGAGCATACAGAAAGTATAAAATACCTGTGAACGAATGGTGGGCTGCACTCGTCATGAAGGAAGCACATGGCCTCAGCTACACCAGTGGCGATCTTCAGTCTAGTTATCCAATCCAATGAGTGCAAGCCATCTTCAGTGTCCACAGGTTTCTTGTGCAATGCATTGGTCAAGTCCGCCTTTGGCATATACTTGTAGGACAGAAATTCTTCGTCATTGTTGGCCAGATGGCCGAGCAACGGAACAATCCTCTCATGTGAGTACCTCGAATAGAAGTCCAATTCGCTTGAAACTTTGTTGATACTCTTTGTACCAATCTTCTTGACGATGACATGTGCGCCATTCTCCAACACACCATGGTAAATATCCCCCGAATGCCCATGCTTGAGGAGGTTGTCATCACCAAAGCCCCCGGTGGCATGGACCAATTGCTCATAGGTCAACTCACCAAAAACGGTAATCGCGTCCTTAGGAGTAGCATCGGCTCTCGGGGACACTGCTGCCGGTGATGAGGCCACAGGATTTACGCTGCTGTCCCTCCTACGCATGCCGCGTGCACCTTCCTCATTTGTTTCCGCCCCTCTCCCACCTCCTCTTTGTCTCCTCCTCATCAAACAGAAAAGCAATGCAACCAAAAACATAACCATCAATGCTGCCGCGGCTGCAAGAACCCCAATAAGTACATTTTTGGAGATCCCACGGCTCTTCTCCGGTGATGGCTGAGGCAAAGGTGCAGGCACTGGAATATCAACAAGTCTCACCCCTTCCCTCCTATAGAAGTCTTCACAATCAACATGGCGGCGCTGACCGGAGACACCAGAGAAGCAATTCACGCTAACATCCACCGTTGCATCGGATCCATTCCAATTTCCATCGAGGTAGTTGCTTGACACGTCCACCAGCCGGAATCTCGTCTTGAGTGCCCCAATGGCATCAGTGGCCACACCATACAGAGAATTCCCTGAAATGTTAAACAACGACGCCGCTACATCACCGGCGCCGACCGAGACGCTGGGTAGCTCCCCGGTGAAATTGTTGGTGGAGAGGTCAAGAACGCGAAGGCCTTTGACGGAGAGCAGCGTCTCCGGAACCTGGCCCGAGAGGCTGTTCCCGGAGAGGAGCAGCCTAGTCAGATTCCCCGATGAGCCGAGATCGGGCGGGAGCGTGCCATTGACTGCGGCGTAGCGGAGGTCGAGCACGGCGAGCGGCTGCGGGAGGTCGCGGCTGAACCACGCGGGCACCTCGCCGGGGAGCGGGAAACCGGAGGCGTTGAAGAGCTCGAGCGCTGTGAGGTTCCGCAGCCCGTCGACCGCGAACGCCGGCGCGCGGCTCGCGAGGCGGGTGCGGCGGAACCCCGCGACGCTGACGCCCACGACGCGGCCGGCGCGGCACATGACCCCCGCCCAGGCCGTGCACGGGTCGGCCCTCGCGGGCCACTCCCGCGCCCGCAAACCCAGCGACGCCCGCAGGCTGTACAGCCCCGCCAGGTCCGACGGCGACGCGAGCGGCTGCTGCGCCACGGCCGCCGCCACAGCCCCCAAAAGGGCCACGGCAGCCAGGAGGAGGCGGCACTGCGGCATGGGTGGAGCCGGAGCACCGAAGCGGCCGCGACAGTCTAGGTCTCTAGGGCGCGGCCATGGAGGGAGGCGGGGTCAGAGGCGCCCACGAGGTGTTTGAGGGAATGCTTCTGGCTCTGGGCGGCACGGAGACGTGGGGGAGGCAAGCAAGGAGGAGTTGACCGTGGCAGCGAGGCGGCGAGGCGAGACAAGCAAGCAAGAAACGAAACCGGCATGTGTGCGGGCGAGTAAACTAAAGAGCGAGGTTCTGTGGGGCCCTCTTCCAGCCGTCCCGGATCGCTTTCACGTGGGCCCGTCTCACGGGCTCGGCACTGCCCGCTTCAATGCGGGCCGTGTCCTACAGGTGGGAAGGCGGCCGGAGTGGCGGGAACGGctggcccacctgtctgtgaccaCGGGGCTGAGGGATGCGTGGAGGCGTGAGGGGCGTCTGGGTTACACTGGCTTGTGGGCCCGCTTGGTTTCCACGCGGGCGGGCGTGGTCGGGTTTGCGGGCTCGATCGTGGGCTCGGACCGACCGAGGAATGTTCGTTTTGTCCATCCGCTTCTTGTCCTGATCGgtcattgcttctttcttttcttcttaaaTACAGTACTGTTTGGAATTGATGGAGAGAGATCTCTAGGTTTACGCGTCCGGCTAAGCTATCGGCCAGTGTCCTTTTCCCTTGGAGCCGAAGCTGTGCATGTGAGAACGGCAGACGTGTCCACATGGAAGTGAACAAGCTCCATTTCAAAGAAAAAGAAAGTCAACTCAAAAAAAGTGAAGAAGCGCAACACCGCAACTTTGTGAAAGCTCAaacaagagaaagaaaaagagacacCTCACTTATGTCGGATATATATAATTAGTTAATACTAGCAAAACATGCCCGTGTGTTGTAACGGGAAGAAGAAAAATTATCCCTCATACACACCCGACAATATCAACAAATAATATTCTTAAAAAATCTTTATGGGCATAATTTCAAACAATATAGAAATCAATGTTAAGCCACTGGTTACATAAAGCTCGTATCCTCAGTTTAGATGAATCATCGTATAGGGATTGGTAGTGCATTGTGCGAAATAGAGAGGATGATTACGTACCTGTTTTAACCTTTAGCATATATGGTAGTTGGTATCAATCAACATCCCCTACGGTGCCAATAATAGATATTGTGAGAGCACAAACTGCATATCTACTAAATTCAAATGGGGTAGAAAACGTATATAATAGGCATACCCAAATAACTCATATGGTGAAGATATTTATTTAAGGTTGCATCCTAAAGCAATTTTGGAGATGATTAACCAGTGAGATAATAGCATATTTGAAATCTACATATTTTTTGAGGGactttcatatataatatgttataTTTGGAGTTATTTGGAGCGCGACAAGGCGACGGGCGGGCATGCGGGGGTTGGGGCGCGCGCGGGGCGAGCAGGCAAGGGGCGCACAAGCGGGCAGCGGCAGCAGTGCTGAGCAGGGCCGCGACGGGGGGCTAAGGGCACAGAGGGGCGAGGTAGCGCGATGCAGGGGAGCAGCAGTGGCGGAAGGCGCAGCCCCGGCGCGGTCGGGCGCGTACGCGGGCGGTGTGGCGGCTTACTACATCGGGAGCAGAGGAGAAGGGGTGGGGCGACGGCTCACCGAGAGGGGGTGGATGGCGAGCTCGTgagggggtcggggaggccggGCGGTGCCGAAGTAGCCTAACGGTGACGAGGCAGTGGCGGGTCCGAACGGGGTGAAGCTCTCGACCCCGCCGAAGAGGCGGCTCCCGGCTCGCGTTCTGCGGCGTAAAAGAAGTATCTGGTGGCAGCGAAGCTCCGGTACGCGTCGTGCGGGACGGGGAGCAGCGACAGGAGGCGCTCGGGTGGAGAAGGGCAAGGGAAAAGGGAGGAGTGGAtccgggcgagggagagggcgatgaAGGAGAGAGGAGGCGTCCAGGGGGAGTGGGTGAAGGGAGGAGAAGGAATCGAGGGGACGAGAGGGGGTCCTTATCCCCTCGCCCTCGACGCCAGTGAGGCGGTCGGGCGGAGCCCGTGCCCTGTAGCGGTCGAGGCAGGGGAACAGGAAGGGAGGGGCAAGGGACcggggagagggggcgctaggtgggccggcctggcgccTGTGGCCAGATGGGCCACGGCCCGGGgcggttttctgttttttttctttttatttagcttttccttttcttttattagtTTCAGTTTTCTTACAATTtctattttagttttagttttatgaAACACAAACTTAGTCCCTAAATTTGTATTAATAGTTAGgtcactgccacaattattttggcactaaaataaattagtttagagtttttataaattaaaaagcttTTATATAACTGTTTTAGCCattgttttaattagtttagggcatttaagcactttataaaaatgttggttcaccaccataattggttatggaatatttgccacactttgaacattttagtttgcatatttgagaaatttgaattttttactttaacttgaatttgaatttgaacggtgTTTGAAtgcaagtgaggattagcaacaataGGAGTGATAACCTGGCATCATTAAcaaagaattactgtagcttaattattcagGCGTCACATCTACTCTCTCGTAGAACTCACACGAGGTATTCCATGATACGtttctaacgtatctataattttttattgtttcatgctactatattatcaatCCTGCATGCTTTATAtccatttatatgatattttatatcattttttcggactaacctattaacccgatgcccagtgtcagttcctgtttttgcttggtttttgtcttttcagaaaatcaataccaaacaaagtccaaatatgatgaaactttatgatgatttctTCTGGACTAGAAGGGACCATGGGAGGCCAGAAGACCTACGGGAGAGCCACGAGttcacagggcgcgccccctgaactcgtgggccccacgtagctccgtttgacctaattccacctctataaatttgcgaatattcccaaaccaatagagagccacccgaaacactttttcgccgccgcaagcttctgttcttccgcgatcccatctggaggccttttccggtactctgtcggagggggatcgttcatggagggcttctacgtcatcaTTGCTGtcttccgatgatgcatgagtagttcaccactgacctacgggtccatagctagtagctagttggcttcttctctctctttgatcttcaatacaatgttctcctcgatcttcttggagttctatccgatgtaatcctcttttgcagtgtgtttgttggtatccgatgaattgtgggtttatgatcagattgttccttaaaagtaattgagtcttttctgaactttattatgcataattgttatagctttgtatttccctCTGAACTATccgtttgatttggccaactagattgatttatcttcagtgggagaggtgctttgtaacgggttcaatcttgcggtgtcctcacccagtgacagaaggggtagcgaggcacctattgtattgttgctattaagggtaaacgATAGGgcttaatcatattgcttgagtttactttgtctacatcatgtcatcttgcttaaggcgttactctatttgtcATCAACTTAATACcataggtgcatgctggatagcggtcgattggtggagtaatagtagtagatgcaggcaggagtcggtctagttgtcatggacgtgatgcctatatacatgatcattgccatgaatacgtcataactatgctattttctatcaattgcccaacagtaatttgtttacccaccgtatgttatgtgttcaagagagaagcctctagtgaaaactatggcccccgggtctacttttaccaTATTATAAAAACCAatatatcttgctgcaatttatttacttctaTCTTTTTTTGCAATGTATTTGTTTACttatacaagatttgatccttggaagtaacgagttcaaggggattgacaaccctcttgcccgcgttgggttgCCTCTCTTTTTATTTGCTCAAATCACTACAAGTACCTTCACTtaaactatcatctacttgctccactttttatttgcctctctttttcatcTCCCTCCATTTctctaaaaacaaaaacaaaaaattgtTTTGTGAGTTTGCTCGTTTGTTTGCTTGCTTTGCTTGAAGTTGCTATCATGTCTGAGTTTGAAAAAGTTAGtgatgctcccgccactagtgcggaaccTTTTGATCATCAAACTATACCTATGGAATTTAGAccctttgattatttttgcttaccTCTTAGGAAGCTTGCTGCTGAAGGAAGGGAGTATGAGATGAACATGGATGGTCTCCCATACTTCTATTATgatacttgaaactatgcattctgcctagctaggggcgtaaaacaatagcgcttgctgggaggaaacccaatagttatcttaatttTTTGCTTTTACTTTCTGTTTTGGTGTGTTGACACGATtattgctactgttatgattgtgttttatgttttaattagtgcttctgccaagtgaagccattgggatgatttggttgataatTGACTTGATTTtgtgaaaaaacaaaaacttttatgCCCAGTGCTGGAATTACGATAATTCACTAGAATGTGATAAAATTATAAAATTTTACACATGATCTACGTACAAATTGCCCAAGATCTTCAAATTTTTAAGATTtttgggagttacagaagtatagttTTTTCATATcattacaaactattctgttttaggCAGATTCTATTTTTAATGCACAGTTTACTTGTTCtaatgatgctatggattatatcggggtataagtcatggagtaGTTAGAATACAgtgggttgataacccacaagtataggggatcgcaacaattttcaaaggtagagtattcaacccaaatttatggattcgacacaaggggagccaaaaaatacttgcaagtattagcagttgagttgtcaattcaaccacacctggagattaaatatctgcagcaatatgatcagtagcacattaatatgatagtagtgatagtaGTGATGATAGTAGCAGTatcggtaacagtgatagcaatgattttgtagcaagtgtaatagtagcaacagcagtagtaacttagcaagaacaatatgtaggaaattcgtaggcattggatcggtgaatttgttggatgatattcatcataaaacagtcataacctagggcgatacaaaactagctctagttcataaatataatgtagccatgtactccgtaaatagtcatacgtgcttacggaaagaacttgcgtgacatattttgtcctaccctcccgtggcagcggggtccatatggaaactaagggatattaaggcctccttttaatagagaaccgggacaaagcattaacacatagtgaatacatgaactcctcaaactacggtcatcaccgaaaagtatcctgactattgtcactcctgtgtttacggatcataacacgtaataggtgaatataacttgtAAGATCAGATATAGAACATAGATaaaatggtgataacataaatggttcagatctaaaatcatggcacccgggcccaaagtgacaagcattaagcatggcaaagtcatatcaacatcaatctcagaacacaatggatactagggatcaaaccctaacaaaactaactcgattacatgatgaatctcatccaactcctcaccgaccagcgagcctacgaaggaattactcactcccggtggggagcatcatggaattggtgatggagaagggttggtgatgacgaagaacgaagatccccctctccagagccccaaacggactccagatctggcctcccgatgaagaacaggaggtcgCAACAGCTCTGTctcatgaaacgcgataattcttcctctttgatttttttcctCCGAATATAGGTATTTAATgagttggaatcagggtctgcggggccaccaggtgggcacaacccacctgggcgcgcctggaggggggtgccctggtgggttgtgctcacccaggggcccccctccggtggttcttggctccagtatttttcttttattgtataaaaattctccaaaaagtttcgttccattccgaaaacttttatttctacacaaaaacaacaccatggtagttctgctgaaaacatcgtcagtttgggttagtttcatcaaatcatgcaaattagagtcctaaacaagagcaaaagcgttaggaaaattagatacgatggagacgtatcaactccccaagcttaaacctttgcttgtcctcaagcaattcagttgagaaactgaaagtgaaaaagaaaaacttttacgaactcttttgctcttgtttaaataaataagcttaagtagcacccaggttttcagcaaagattataactaaccatgtcaacaataactcttaaaaattatattaactcatatcaatggcataagcaactagcgagcaataataaaatacttcaaatgacaacactttgtcaaaacaatcgtgatataatatgacaacggtggtatctcgctagccctttctgagatcgcacaacataaatgcagagcacctccaaagttcaagcagcgactaaacattgtaattcatggtagaaaagatccagtcatgatgcatccaacattagctatacacaatgcatgaggatgacaatagtgctctcagatctggtgcttatttgagaaggtgatgactcaacataaaattaaatagttagtcccttcgtagagggaggtagggatttgtagcggtgccagagctcaaagtttttaaaacagagataaatgaaattttgagaaatgctcCCTTCCTGTTTACGTCACGACCggaagttatcaatatcttccatgctaaacacattacttgcggttcccaagcaataaaagtaaaggtttactcccccttccaccaacaaacacactccacggctagccgaatccacgggtaccgtccataccaacatcaatcctgggagagttttgtttaattatttgcaattttttattttgggactgggaatccctattaccgcccctctcgtgcaaggacaagtgaataaacactcatcatgagaataacccgcttagcatggaagatactgactacccccctgtcgctctatgaacaatccaagcacacaaaaacagttgtttatttgaattttttagaggtggcacatgcaaatttacttagaacgacagggtaataccgcatataggtagttatggtggactcatctggaataacttgggttttaggattttgatgcacaagcagtattcccgcttagtacaggtgaaggctagcaaataggttgagaagcgcccagctagagagcgaaaatggtcatgaacatgcattatgcataagtaacactggatactagcatgagtaggatatgaacaccatgaacataaatatcatagaggctatgttggttttgattcaactacatgcctgaacatgtgccaagtctagccACTTGAAACATCCAGAGgaagataccatatcatcatactacatcacaatcattttaatgcatgttgacatccaagataaatcattatccactcctagctacttaagcatggcatgagaaactataatttctaattgtcattgcaaacatgtttgatcataatatgatgaatcatggatactaggttaaacatatttacaaaaacagaacaagttgagttcgtacccgtttctctctgccacaaccagctcatcaaatatcatcattattgcctttcacttgcaccacCGAATGATATGAAAACAGTAATAGCGCAAgggtgccatggactaagctggaatctgcaaatattttattcaaaaggagaagaaaaagtaatatgggctctttgttagatcaatatcaatgcatatgagagccactcaacattttcattgtggtcttctc
This region of Triticum aestivum cultivar Chinese Spring chromosome 2D, IWGSC CS RefSeq v2.1, whole genome shotgun sequence genomic DNA includes:
- the LOC123052890 gene encoding probable LRR receptor-like serine/threonine-protein kinase At2g16250 codes for the protein MPQCRLLLAAVALLGAVAAAVAQQPLASPSDLAGLYSLRASLGLRAREWPARADPCTAWAGVMCRAGRVVGVSVAGFRRTRLASRAPAFAVDGLRNLTALELFNASGFPLPGEVPAWFSRDLPQPLAVLDLRYAAVNGTLPPDLGSSGNLTRLLLSGNSLSGQVPETLLSVKGLRVLDLSTNNFTGELPSVSVGAGDVAASLFNISGNSLYGVATDAIGALKTRFRLVDVSSNYLDGNWNGSDATVDVSVNCFSGVSGQRRHVDCEDFYRREGVRLVDIPVPAPLPQPSPEKSRGISKNVLIGVLAAAAALMVMFLVALLFCLMRRRQRGGGRGAETNEEGARGMRRRDSSVNPVASSPAAVSPRADATPKDAITVFGELTYEQLVHATGGFGDDNLLKHGHSGDIYHGVLENGAHVIVKKIGTKSINKVSSELDFYSRYSHERIVPLLGHLANNDEEFLSYKYMPKADLTNALHKKPVDTEDGLHSLDWITRLKIATGVAEAMCFLHDECSPPFVHRDIQASSVLLDDKFEVRLGSMSNICAQQSAGSQNVFSRILRSSKSLDKNTSGPPATCSYDVYCFGKVILELVTGNFGVSGSNDAGSEEWLANTTNRISISDKDSITNIIDPLLVVDEDHLEEVWAVAIVAKTCLNSKPSRRPSARYVLKALENPLRVVRAGSRSNSARLRSSSSRSSWQSTFLQGSRYQSYEVMSPSGRMLDRRGSVRSHISGGEASSSFKRSLREIAPDPQVLDEDVAV